CGCATAACTGCACGTGTAATCATCTGACTTGGTGTATTCTTGCCGAAGTGACGCGCTTCTGTGGTGTAGTTGATTTTCTGCGAACCAGAACCTACAGCGATGACTTTGGAATCAGAACTTGATCCATTGCCTTTCAGCACGGTCATCGTGTTGCTCGCTGTGTCGCCATTGTTCATTTCGCCTACAATCCACTCGATGGAAGCATCATTCTCCAGCACTGCACGACGGAATGAAACATCAGTTACATTCAGACTCAGTTGATGAACCGATGCGAAACGTACTTTAGCACCGGATTTTGCGAATACTTCCACAACACCATTATGGAAAACAGGTGCGGACAATTCGCCAGATACATAGTTATCAACATAAGTTACTGAACTGTTTGCTTCTGCAACCACAAGCACGTGAGGTGCAAACGTTGCAGATGCGTCATCCGTAAGCAACACTGCTTGAAGTGGTACTTCGATTTCGACATTTTTCGGAACATACAGGAAGACCCCGCCATTCCAAAGTGCCGCATGCAATGCAGCGAGGGAATGCTCATCCGCTTTAACTGCTGTGTTCAGATATTGTTTTACCAGATCGCCATGTTCGCGAACCGCTGTAGCCAGATCCGTGAAGATAACTCCTTTTGCTGCCAGATCAGCAGACACCTTGGAGTATACCGTACCGGAATTGCGCTGGATAACCAGACT
The nucleotide sequence above comes from Paenibacillus sp. W2I17. Encoded proteins:
- the sufD gene encoding Fe-S cluster assembly protein SufD, translating into MTTQTILPVESEALRALSESNNEPGWLTEQRLEALKLASGLALPKLEKQKIERWNVSEYGTYKTSEAISSLTEVPASIKDLVQDQAEGSLVIQRNSGTVYSKVSADLAAKGVIFTDLATAVREHGDLVKQYLNTAVKADEHSLAALHAALWNGGVFLYVPKNVEIEVPLQAVLLTDDASATFAPHVLVVAEANSSVTYVDNYVSGELSAPVFHNGVVEVFAKSGAKVRFASVHQLSLNVTDVSFRRAVLENDASIEWIVGEMNNGDTASNTMTVLKGNGSSSDSKVIAVGSGSQKINYTTEARHFGKNTPSQMITRAVMREEASAIINGITKIEKGATKADGQQTEKVLMLSPKARGDANPILLIDEDDVTAGHAASVGQVNAEQIHYLMSRGINRTDAERLIIYGFLAPVVADIPLEALRTQLQSLIEKKLGQ